Within Kutzneria chonburiensis, the genomic segment CATCGCCGAGCTCGCCGTGCTGAAGTCGGGGGCGGCCTACCTGCCGCTGGACACCGACTACCCGGCCGACCGGATCGCGTTCATGGTCGAGGACTCGGCCCCGGTCTGCATCGTCACGACCGCCGAGATCGCGGCCAAGCTACCGGCCGACGTCCCGCAGGTGCTGGTCACCGTGGCCGCCGCGATGTCCACAGTGGACCCTGATGTCGTGGTCCGCCCGGAGAACGCGGCCTACGTGATCTACACGTCGGGCTCCTCCGGCCGCCCCAAGGGTGTTGTGCTGCAACACTCCGGCGTCGCCAAGTTGGTCGCCACCCAGGTCGACCGTTTCGGCGTCGGCCCGCACAGTGTGGTGTTGCAGTTTGCCTCGCCGAGTTTCGATGTTGCGTTCTGGGACCTGTGCCTGGGCTTGTTGTCCGGCGGCCGTCTTGTCGTGGTCCCGTCCGAGCTGCGCTTTCCCGGTGCCGCCCTGGTCGACTACGCCTTCGCCAACGACGTGAACTTCATGATCCTCCCGCCGGCCCTCTTGGCTGAGCTGCCCGAGGATCTGGACCTCCCGCGCGACAGCGTGCTTCTCGCCGGCACCGAACGCGTGTCGCCGGAGCTGGTCCGCCGCTGGGCTCCGGGCCGGCGGATGTTCAACGCCTACGGCCCAACCGAGGCGACCACGAACTCCACCTTGGGCTTATGCGATCCGGCGAGCTCGATCGTGCCGATTGGCATCCCCGACCCCGGCACCCGTGCCTACGTTCTGGACGCTTACCTGCGCCCGGTGCCGCCCGGCGTGGTCGGTGAGCTCTACCTCGCCGGTTCCGGCCTGGCCCGTGGCTATCTCGGCCGTGCCGCCCTGACCTCCGAGCGTTTCGTGGCGAATCCTTTCGGTATCGGTGATCGCTTGTACCGCACGGGTGATCTGGTCCGTTGGCTGCCGGACGGCCGCCTGGTCTTCTTGGGCCGGGCTGACGACCAGGTCAAGATCCGTGGCTACCGCATCGAGCTCGGCGAGATCGAATCGGTGCTGGTCGAACACGAGCAGATCGGCCAGTCGGTGGTGATCGCCAAGGACGGCCGGCTGCTGGCCTACGTCGTCCCGGCGGCATCCCGCGACCACACCGCGGAACTCAGCCACGTCAGCGAGTGGCACGACCTGCACGAGGACGTCTTCACCGATGCCGAGGCCGGCGGCATGGAGGAGAACTTCGCCGGCTGGAACTCCAGCTACGACGGCACCCCCATCCCGTTGGACGAGATGCGGGAATGGCACGCGGCCACCATTGAGCGCATCTCGGCGCTGCGTCCGAAGCGCGTGTTGGAGATCGGCGTCGGCAGCGGCTTGATCGTCTCCCGGATCGCGCCGATCGCCGACGAGTACTGGGGCGTCGACCTCTCCGAGCAGGCCATCGCCAACTTGCAACGCGCTCTGCCGCCCAACCTCGCCGCCAAGGTCCACCTCGCCGCGCGCCCCGCCCACGACCTCGGCGAGCTGCCCGCCGATGTCGACACCGTGATCATCAACTCCGTCGCCCAGTACTTCCCGAGCACCGAGTACCTGGCCGAGGTGATCCAGACGGCCGGCGGGCACCTGCGCCCCGGCGGCGTGATCTTCCTCGGCGACATCCGGAACCTGCGTTCGCTCAAGGCGTTCCGCGCCGCGACCGAGCTCAACCACGGCCGCCGCACCATCGCCGCCGTCGAGCAGGCCATCGCCCGCGAGGGCGAGCTCGTCCTCGACCCGGATTTCTTCCTCGGCTTCGAGGGCTTCGACGACATCGACGTCTGGGCGAAGCGCGGCCGGGCCCACAACGAGCTCACCCGGCACCGCTACGACGTGATCATGCGCAAGGCCCCGGCTCCGGCCGCCGTCGAGGAGCAGGTCGTCGGCTTTACCACCATCGAGGACATCACCCGTCAGCTGGCCCAACGCCCGTCCCGCCTGCGCGTCACCGCCCTCCCCGACGCCCGCCTGTCCGGCGAGCTGGCGGCCCTCCGCGCGATGTACGACCCAAACCCGGTTTTGGGTCTTACATCGCTCGAAGACAGGTCCGGGATCGAGTCCGAGGACCTGCAAGCGCTTGCGGCCGAGCAGGGGTACCAGGCCCACGCCACCGTCATGGCCGAGCCCGGCCTGCTGGAAGTGGTGTTCACCACCGGCACGCCGACCAGCATCTACCGGCCGACCCGTTCCGCCAGCAGCGCCAGCCACACCCGCGCCGCCCGCGACACCGGCACCGTCCGCACCGGCACCGCCCGCGACGGTCGTGCCGCTCGGGCTGCGCTGGGGAACAATCCGGCCGGCCAACGTGATCACAGTGCGCTGATCGCGTCGCTGCGGGAGCATGTGCGGGATCGGTTGCCGCAGTACATGATGCCGTCGGCCTACGCGGTGCTGGACCGGCTGCCGGTGCTGGCGTCGGGCAAGCTGGATCGGCGGGCGCTGCCCAGCGTGGAGGTGCGGGAGACGACTGGCGGGCGGGCGCCGCGCACGCCGGTGGAAGAGGTGCTCTGCGGGCTGTTCGCCGAGGTGCTGGACGTTGCCGCGGTGGGGGTCGACGACGACTTCTTTGCCCTCGGTGGGCATTCGCTGATGGCTACGCGGCTGGTCGCGAGGCTGCGGGCGGTGCTGGGGGTGGAGCTTCAGCTGCGGTCGGTGTTCGAGGCACCGACTGTCGCGGGGTTGGCGGCGCTGGTGTCCACAACGGACTCGCCGGTGGCGCGGCCGGCGCTGGTCCGGGTTGAGCCGCGGCCAGAGGTGCTGCCGCTGTCGTTTGCGCAACAGCGGCTGTGGTTCCTGCATCGGCTTGAGGGGCCGTCGGCGACCTACAACATGCCGAATGCGGTGCGTCTGACCGGTGTTCTGGACGTGGAGGCGCTGCGGCTGGCCGTCAACGATGTCGTTGCCAGGCATGAGGCGTTGCGGACGGTGTTCCCGGAGATCGACGGGGAGGCCCGGCAGCTCATCCTCGATGACGTCGAGGTCCCGCTGCCCGTCCGAGCCGTTACCGAGGAGTCGTTGGCGGCCGAGGTGTCCGAGGCGGCGAACACGGTGTTCCAACTGGAAACCGAGCTGCCGATCCGGGTTACGCTGCTGCGGCTGGACGAGCGGCGGCACGTGCTGGTGCTGGTGTTCCACCACATCGCCTCCGACGGCTGGTCGACGGCACCGCTGTGGCGCGACCTGGCCACGGCTTACACGGCTCGTCGCGGCGGCGAAGGTCCACAGTGGAGCGAGCTGCCGGTGCAGTATGCGGACTACACGCTGTGGCAGCGGGAAGCGCTGGGCGAAGCGGTGATCGAGCCGCAACTGGCGTACTGGCGGAAGGCACTGGCCGACCTGCCGGAACGGATCGAACTGCCGACTCGGCGGCCACATCCGGCCGAGGCCAGCTATCGGGGGGAGCAGTTCGGGTTCGTCTGGGATGCCGAGTTGCACAGTGGCATCGTGGAGCTGGCACGGGCCTGTGGCGCAAGCGTTTTCATGGTGGTGCAAGCGGGGTTGACGGCGTTGCTGTCGCGGTTGGGCGGTGGGACGGACATCCCGATCGGCACCTCGATCGCCGGGCGGACCGATCAGGCGTTGGATGATCTGGTCGGGTTCTTTGTGAACACGCTGGTGCTCAGGGTGAATACGGGTGGCGATCCGTCGTTCCGTGACTTGGTGGCGAGGGTTCGTGAGCGGAGTTTGGATGCGTATGCGCATCAGGATGTGCCGTTCGAGCGGCTGGTGGAAGCGCTGAATCCGGCGCGGTCGCTGGCTTATCATCCGTTGTTCCAGACCATGCTGGCCTGGCAGAACAACGCCGTCGCCGAGGTCACGCTGCCGGGTCTGACCATCGACGAAGAGCCGTTTGACACCGGTACCTCCCGGGCTGACCTGGTGCTCTTCGTCGGCGAGCAGGCGGGGATCCGTGGCACCGCCGAGTACAACAGCGACGTCTTCGACCGGGCCGATGTGGAGGCGATCCTGGCCCGGCTGCGGGAACTGCTGCGCGCGGCGGTGGGCGACCCGGACGTCCGCATCGGGGACATCGACCTGCTGACGGAGACGGAGCGGGCGCAGCTGGTCGACGAGACCGCGACGGCGCTGCCGGCGAAGACCGCGGCGGAGCTGTTCGCTGCGCAGGTGGCCCGCACGCCCGACGCCACTGCATTGGTATTCGGCGGCGAGAGCCTGACGTACGCCGAACTCGATGCTCGCGCGACGAAACTGGCCCAGGGGCTGATCGCCCGCGGTGCCGGTCCGGAACGTGTGGTGGCGATCGCGCTGCCGCGGTCGGTCGAGCTCGTCACGGCGATCCTGGCGGTGCTCAAGACCGGCGCGGCCTACCTGCCGCTGGACCTGAACCACCCGGCCGCCCGTATCGACCTCATGTTGGCTGACGCCAAGCCGCACCTGGTCATCGCGACGGAAGGCTTCGGTGACAAGCTCGTCCGACCGGATGCGAGCGGGCCTGAGCTGGCCACCTGGCCGGCGATCCACCCGGGCCACCCGTCGTACGTGATCTTCACGTCCGGCTCGACCGGCCGGCCCAAGGCGGTCGCCGGCACGCAGCGGGCGTTGGCCAACCGATTGCACTGGGGTCGAAGCCAGCTGGCCGGGTCGCGGATTGCCAAGAGCGCCTTGACGTTCATCGACGGCTCCACCGAACTGCTCGGCGGCCTCGTCGCCGGCGACCCGGTGATCCTGGCCGACGACGCCACCGCGACGGATCCGCTGGCGCTGGCCGAGCTGGTCAGCCGCAGCGGGGCCCAGGTGCTGACCGTCGTGCCGAGCCTGCTGGCCAGCTTCGCCGACGACGCGCCGGCCGGCGCGTTCGACTCGGTGACCACGTGGATCACCAGCGGTGAGGCGCTGTCCTCGACGCTGGCCGAGCGGGTGGCGAGCCGCTGGCCCACCGCGCGGCTGGTCAACCTGTACGGCTGCTCGGAAGTGGCCGGCGACAGCCTGATCCACACCTGCGGGACCGAAGTCGGGCTCGTGCCGATCGGCCGCCCGATCGCCAACACGCGCGCGTATGTGCTGGACGAGCGGCTGCGCCCGGTGCCGCCGGGCGTTCGGGGCGAGCTCTACCTGGCCGGCGCCGGCCTGGCCCGTGGCTACCTCGGCCGGCCGGCCCGCACCGCGGAACGGTTCCTGCCGGATCCGTTCGGCCCGTCCGGCACGCGCATGTATCGCACCGGCGACGTGGTTCGCCGCCGGACCGATGGCGCGCTGGAGTTCCTCGGCCGCGCCGACCAGCAGATCAAGATCCGGGGTTTCCGGGTCGAACCGGGCGAGATCGAGGCCGTGCTGACGGAAGACTCGGCGGTCACCCGGTCGGTCGTGATCGCCCGTGACGACAGCTTGATCGCCTACGTGGAGCCGGCCGGTGACCCGGCCGCGCTGCGCAAACGGTTGGCGTCCAGGCTGCCCGACCACCTGGTGCCGGCGGCCATCATCGTGCTGCCGGAGTTCCCGTTCAACGCCAACGGAAAGCTCGACCGCAAGGCACTACCCGCACCCGAGACCCACACCACCGAGCGCGTCGCGCGGACGCCGATCGAGCAGGCGCTGTGCGACCTGTTCGCCGACGTGCTCGGCGTGCCGGCGGTCGGCCCGGACGACGGATTCTTCGCGCTGGGCGGGCATTCCCTGCTCGCCACCCGGCTGGTCAGCCGGATCAGGGCCATGCTCGGCGTCGAGACGCCGATCCGGGCCGTCTTCGACGCCCAGACCCCGTCTCGACTGGCCGAGCTCCTCGATGCCGGCCGTACCCGCCGTCCCGCACTCACCCGGGCCGAGCGGCCGACCGCGCTTCCGTTGTCTTATGCGCAGCAACGGCTCTGGTTCCTCGACCGCCTCGACGGCCAGACCCCGACCTACAACATCCCGTGGGCGTGGGAGCTCACCGGCCCGATCGACACCGTCGCCTTGGCCGCAGCCCTGGCCGACGTCGTGGCCCGCCACGAGATCCTGCGCACGGTCATCATCGAGCAGGACGGAACGCCGCACCAGGTCGTGCTGCCTGAGGTCCAACCGGCGCTAACGCACATTGAGTCCGCTGAAGAAGATCTCGCCGACCGGGTTGGCGAAGCGGCTGGATACTGCTTCGCGCTGGATCGGGAGATTCCGGTACGGGGGACGCTGATCTCGACCAGTCCGGAGCGGCACGTGTTCGTGTTGCTGGTGCACCACATTGCCGGGGACGGCTGGTCGCTGCCGCCGCTGAAGCGGGATCTGGACACGGCCTATGCCGCTCGCCTCCGCAACGAAGCTCCACAGTGGACTCCACTGCCGGTGCAGTACGTGGACTACACGCTGTGGCAGCGGGAGGTGTTCGGGCGTGCCGACGACCCGGACAGCCTGCTCGGCCAGCAGGCGGCGTTCTGGCGGGATGCCCTCGCCGGCATTCCGGACGAGCTGACATTGCCGGTCGACCGGCAACGGCCGGCGAGGTCGACCAACAGCGGCGGCGTCGTTGCGTTCACGGTGCCGGTTGAGGTCCATCGCGGGCTGCGCAAGCTGGCGAACGGCAACGACACCAGCACGTTCATGGTGTTGCAAGCGGCGCTGGCGGCGCTGCTGACTCGGCTCGGGGCGGGCACGGACATCCCGTTGGGCACGCCGATCGCCGGGCGGACGGATCATGCGCTGGAGGAACTCGCCGGCTTCTTCGTGAACACGTTGGTGCTGCGCACGGACACCGGCGGCGACCCGACGTTCCGCGGGCTGCTGGACCGGGTTCGAGAGGCTGATCTGGCGGCGTACGCGCACCAAGATCTGCCGTTCGAACACCTGGTGGAGCTGCTGAATCCGCCACGGTCGCTGGCCCGGCACCCGCTGTTCCAGGTGATGCTGGCGGTGTATCACTCGACGGCCGGCAGCGAGGAACTGCTGGGGCTGCCGGCGTCCTATCGGGACACCGGGTTGCGGCCGGCCAAGTTCGATCTGTCCTTCGACCTGGTCGAAACCCCGGACGGAATTGATGGCGAACTGGAGTTCAGCCGAGACCTGTTCGACGAGGCCACCGCCCGCACCCTGACCGAGCGCCTGGTGCGGCTGATGACGGCCGTGGTGGCCGATCCGGACCGGCCGCTGAGCCGTATCGATGTGCTGGAAAGCAAGGAGCGGCAAAGGATCCTGCACGAGTGGGGCACCGGAGAGCCGCTCACGATGACCGCGCCGACAGTGGTGGACCGGCTGGCCGCGCAGACAGCGGCCACACCAACCGCCATCGCGCTCAGCGACGCCCGCCGCAGCCTGACGTTCGCGGAGTTCGCCGCCAGCACCGACCGGCTGGCCCGCTGGCTGACCACCCACGGCGCCGGCCCGGAAACCGTGGTGGCGCTGGTGTTGCCACGCTCGGCCGCGGTCATCGAAGCGATCTTCGGCGTGTTCAAGTCGGGCGCGGCCTACCTGCCGGTCGACCCGGACCAGCCGGCGGAACGCATCACCGCCGTGCTCGAAGGCGCGGATCTCGTGCTGACCACCCGGGAAATCCCCAAGCCGCAAGACAATGTCCTGTACGTCGAGGACATTGTGGACACTGATGCCACGCTGACCCCGCCCGCACCGGCCAACCCGGCCTATGTGCTCTACACGTCCGGCTCGACCGGCCGGCCGAAGGGCGTGGTGATCCCGCATTCCGGTCTGATCAACCTGTTCCACAGCCACCGCGAGACGCTGTACCGCCCGGCGGTCGAAGCCGCCGGCCGGCAACTGAAAGTCGGCCACGCGTGGGCGTTCTTCTTCGACGCCTCATGGCAGCCGCAGCTGTGGATGCTGGACGGCCATGAAGTGCACGTGGTGGACGACGACACCCGCCGAGACCCCGACCTGTTGGCGGCCGTGGTCCACGACCGGAAACTGGACTTCATCGAGCTCACGCCGTCCCACTTCGCACAGCTGGCCGCGGCCGGCGTGATCAAGGACGGCCGGTGCGCGCTCGGCGTCGTCGGCGTCGGCGGCGAAGCCGTGCCCCAGCAGCTGTGGGAGACGCTGCGCGAGCTGCCCGGCACCGAGGCGTACAACCTTTACGGTCCAACGGAAACCACGGTCGACGCGCTGGTCGGCCGGGTCCGCGACGGCGACCGCCCGGCGGTCGGCCGACCCGTCGCCAACGCCAACGCGTACGTGTTGGACGACGGCCTCAACCCGGTGCCGCCGGGCGTGCGCGGCGAGCTCTACATCGCCGGCGCCGGCCTGGCCCGCGGCTACCTCGGCCGCCCCGAGCTGACGGCGGAACGCTTCGTCGCCAATCCCTTCGGCCCGCCCGGCACCAGGATGTACCGCACCGGCGACCTCGCCCGGTGGCGCCAGGACGGGCAACTCGAGTACCTCGGCCGCGGCGACGACCAGGTCAAGATCCGTGGCTTCCGGATCGAGCCGGCCGAGATCGAAACCGTGCTGGCACACCACGACAACGTCGATCAAGCCCTGGTCGTCGTGCGCGAGGACCGGCCGGGGGACAAGCGCCTCGTCGCCTACACCACGCCCGGAACCACCGATCCGCAGCTGCTACGGGACCACGTCGCCCAGTCGCTCCCGGAGTACATGATCCCCGCGGCGATCGTGCCGATGGACGCGTTCCCCGTGACCCGCAACGGAAAACTCGACCGAACACTGCTGCCCGTACCCGAGCTCACAACCGGCGGGCGCGCGCCACAGACCCCGACCGAGCACACACTCTGCGAGGTCTTCGCGGAAGTGCTGGCCGTCGACACGGTCGGGGCCGACGACGACCTGTTCACCCTCGGCGGCCATTCCATGCTGCTGGTGGTCCTGCGCAACCGGATCGCCGCGCGGCTGGGCGCCGAGATCCCCATCGCCGAGTTCTTCCGCACCCCCACCGCGGCCGGCCTGGCCGCACTGCTGACCCGAGATGCGAGGTAGTCCATGCACCGCACGCTGATGAACGGCAAGATCCACCGGGCCACGGTGACCCAGGCCGACCTGCACTACGTCGGCTCGCTGACCATCGACGCCGACCTGATGGCGGCGGCCGACATCGTGGAGGGCGAGCGGGTCCAGATCGTCGACATCACCAACGGCGCGCGCCTGGAGACCTACGCCATCACCGGCGAGCCCGGCTCCGGCGTGATCGGCGTCAACGGCGCCGCCGCGCACCTCGTGCACCCGGGCGACCTCGTGATCATCATCACCTACGCCCAGGTCGACGACGCCGAGCGGGCGCACCACAAGCCGCGGGTGGTGCACGTGGACGCGGACAACCGGCAGGTCCACCTCGGCCATGACCCGGCCGAGCCGGTGCCGGGCGACGCGACGCAGCGCACGGGCCGGGCGGTTGCCGCCGCCGCGGCCACTAACTAAGGTATGCCTACCCTAAGATCCGGCGAGAGGTCATGATGCTCAGCAGACGTGGATTCCTGATCGGGGCGGGCGGGATCGCGGCCACCGTCGCCCTGGCCGCCTGCGGCAACGGCGGCGCGCAGCCCGCGACTGCCGGCGGGCCGTGGTCGTTCACCGACGACCGCAACCAGAAGGTCTCCCGCGACCAGCGCCCCACCCGCGTCGTCGCCTACGCCAGCTCCGCCGCCGCGCTGTGGGACTACGGCGTGCACGCGATCGGCGTGTTCGGTCCGCAGAAGACGGCCGACGGCAAGAAGGAGATCCAGGTCGGCAACGTCGACCTGAGCGCCGAGACCTCGATCGGCAACGCCTGGGACGACTTCAGCCTGGAGAAGTTCGCCGCGCTCAAGCCGGATCTGGTGGTCACCGGCCTGACCGGGGCCAAGCCGACCGACCTGTGGGTGATCAAGGACGATCTCGCCGCCAAGGTGCAGCAGCTGGCGCCGGTCCTCGCGCTGTCCGAGTACAAGGTCACGCTGCCCAAGGCGATCCAGCGCTACGAGCAGCTCGCGGTGGCGCTGGGCGGTGACGCCAACTCGCCGGCCATCACCAAGGCCAAGGCCGACTTCCAGCAGGCCTCCGACGACCTGAAGGCGGCGATCAAGGCCAAGCCGGGCCTGAAGGTGCTGGTCGTCTCCAGCGACAAGGACAACCTGTACGTCTGCAAGCCGGAGTTCTTCGCCGACCTGTCCTACTACCGCGACCTCGGCCTGGACATCGTCAACGGCGCCGGCCCCGACGACTACTTCGAGACGCTGAGCTGGGAGCAGGCCGGCAAGTACCCGGCCGACCTGATCCTGTC encodes:
- the panD gene encoding aspartate 1-decarboxylase; this translates as MHRTLMNGKIHRATVTQADLHYVGSLTIDADLMAAADIVEGERVQIVDITNGARLETYAITGEPGSGVIGVNGAAAHLVHPGDLVIIITYAQVDDAERAHHKPRVVHVDADNRQVHLGHDPAEPVPGDATQRTGRAVAAAAATN
- a CDS encoding ABC transporter substrate-binding protein gives rise to the protein MMLSRRGFLIGAGGIAATVALAACGNGGAQPATAGGPWSFTDDRNQKVSRDQRPTRVVAYASSAAALWDYGVHAIGVFGPQKTADGKKEIQVGNVDLSAETSIGNAWDDFSLEKFAALKPDLVVTGLTGAKPTDLWVIKDDLAAKVQQLAPVLALSEYKVTLPKAIQRYEQLAVALGGDANSPAITKAKADFQQASDDLKAAIKAKPGLKVLVVSSDKDNLYVCKPEFFADLSYYRDLGLDIVNGAGPDDYFETLSWEQAGKYPADLILSDSRTFALSKQQLAQIPTWAQIPAVKAGQVADWSTEPRFNPVLATPVIQKLVEVVKGARTDITA